In Terriglobia bacterium, the following proteins share a genomic window:
- a CDS encoding zinc metalloprotease HtpX, whose translation MWNNLKTTALLGLLTGVLLVIGLLVGGQNGMILALVLAAVMNFGSYFFSDKIALSMSGAQPISREESPRIYQIVERLAGKASIPVPKIYMIPTDSPNAFATGRNPNHASVAVTRGILELCDDEEIEGVLAHELGHVRNRDILTSAVVATLAGAITFIARMVFWGEMFGFGGGGNDREGGALSALAMMILAPLAAVLIQLAISRSREYEADATGAHITGNPQGLARALRKIDEWSKRVPMRVSPSMAHMFICAPLTGREMFSNLFSTHPPIKKRIERLVGPGYY comes from the coding sequence ATGTGGAACAACCTTAAGACAACGGCATTGCTGGGGCTTCTGACCGGCGTTCTCCTGGTGATCGGGCTGCTCGTGGGTGGACAGAACGGCATGATTCTCGCCCTGGTGCTGGCAGCAGTGATGAATTTTGGCAGCTATTTCTTCTCGGACAAGATCGCCCTTTCCATGTCGGGAGCGCAGCCCATTTCGCGCGAGGAAAGTCCACGCATCTACCAGATTGTCGAGCGTCTGGCAGGCAAGGCGAGCATACCCGTGCCCAAGATCTATATGATTCCCACCGATTCACCCAACGCGTTTGCGACGGGGCGCAACCCCAACCATGCTTCGGTGGCTGTGACGCGCGGCATTCTGGAGCTGTGCGATGACGAGGAGATTGAGGGAGTGCTTGCGCACGAATTGGGCCATGTGCGCAACCGCGACATTCTCACCAGCGCCGTCGTCGCCACGCTGGCCGGCGCCATCACTTTTATCGCCAGGATGGTTTTCTGGGGAGAGATGTTCGGCTTCGGGGGCGGTGGGAATGACCGCGAAGGCGGCGCGCTTTCGGCGCTCGCGATGATGATCCTGGCGCCCCTTGCAGCGGTCCTCATTCAACTGGCGATTTCGCGCTCCCGTGAGTATGAAGCGGATGCCACCGGCGCGCACATCACAGGCAATCCTCAGGGGCTGGCGCGGGCGCTGAGAAAAATCGACGAGTGGTCAAAGCGCGTACCCATGCGGGTTTCACCGTCCATGGCGCACATGTTTATCTGCGCTCCGCTGACCGGACGCGAGATGTTTTCCAACCTCTTTTCCACTCACCCGCCTATCAAGAAGCGCATCGAGCGCCTGGTGGGCCCGGGATATTACTGA
- a CDS encoding FmdE family protein, which yields MKSLEEYLSLAARDHGHMCPGQVLGVRMAMLGLKQLGIEDPIAHRKRLLTFVEIDRCATDAVSLVTGCRLGKRSLKYLDYGKVAATFVDLETERAVRIVAREDAREKAKMFGGNPADPHRQQLEAYKVMDEAELFTVQRVRVKLRPEDLPGRPRRRVNCDRCGEGINDGRESRVDDRVLCRNCAGESYYEVLDGR from the coding sequence ATGAAATCGCTTGAGGAATATCTCAGCCTGGCAGCTCGCGACCACGGCCATATGTGCCCCGGGCAGGTCCTGGGCGTGCGAATGGCCATGCTGGGTCTCAAGCAACTGGGAATCGAGGACCCGATCGCGCACCGCAAACGCCTGCTGACATTTGTTGAAATCGACCGTTGCGCAACCGACGCCGTCAGCCTGGTGACAGGGTGCCGCCTGGGGAAGCGGTCGCTGAAATACCTCGACTACGGAAAAGTTGCGGCCACTTTTGTCGATCTCGAAACGGAGCGAGCGGTGCGGATCGTGGCGCGCGAGGATGCTCGTGAAAAAGCCAAAATGTTCGGAGGAAATCCTGCTGATCCTCACCGCCAGCAGCTCGAGGCCTATAAGGTGATGGACGAAGCCGAGCTTTTCACCGTGCAGCGAGTTCGAGTAAAACTTCGCCCGGAGGATCTGCCCGGACGCCCGCGTAGGCGCGTCAACTGCGACCGGTGCGGCGAGGGCATCAATGACGGACGCGAGAGCCGGGTGGATGACCGCGTGCTCTGCCGGAACTGCGCCGGTGAAAGCTATTATGAAGTGCTCGACGGCCGCTAG
- a CDS encoding EVE domain-containing protein: MAGKWLFKSDPEHYSYQDLARDRQTVWDGVSNNLALKNLRNVRRGDEVMIYHSGSERAIVGLAKVLSDPYADPKSKDARLMVVEIAARGTVPRPVGLDEIKKQPGLRDFDLVRLPRLSVMPLSEKQWEAILALAKH, encoded by the coding sequence ATGGCTGGCAAATGGCTGTTTAAGTCCGACCCGGAACACTACTCATACCAGGATCTCGCGCGCGACAGGCAAACTGTGTGGGATGGCGTATCCAACAATCTCGCCCTCAAAAACCTGCGAAACGTTCGCCGGGGCGACGAGGTGATGATCTACCACTCGGGCTCTGAGCGGGCCATAGTAGGTCTGGCCAAAGTATTGAGCGACCCTTACGCCGATCCGAAGAGCAAGGATGCCCGGCTGATGGTCGTAGAGATTGCCGCGCGCGGAACCGTCCCGCGGCCGGTCGGCTTGGATGAAATCAAAAAACAGCCTGGATTGAGAGATTTTGATCTGGTCCGGCTGCCACGCCTTTCGGTGATGCCGCTCTCCGAGAAGCAGTGGGAGGCGATTCTTGCCTTGGCCAAACACTGA
- a CDS encoding rhodanese-like domain-containing protein has protein sequence MIQPAGLARELQSSAAKPLLLQVGFERLYGQGHIPGSKYCGPGRNAEGITRLKTCVEGVPPRRAIVLYCGCCPWEKCPNIRPAFEALQRMGFTNVKVVHIRDNFGKDWAAKGYPVSRGE, from the coding sequence GTGATCCAACCAGCCGGTCTGGCCCGCGAACTTCAGAGTTCCGCCGCCAAGCCGCTGCTGTTGCAAGTGGGCTTTGAGCGGCTTTACGGGCAGGGACATATTCCGGGATCGAAATACTGCGGTCCGGGACGCAATGCTGAGGGCATCACACGGCTGAAGACCTGCGTTGAGGGCGTTCCACCGAGGCGGGCGATCGTTCTTTACTGCGGGTGCTGCCCGTGGGAGAAATGCCCGAACATTCGTCCGGCGTTTGAGGCCCTGCAGAGAATGGGCTTCACGAACGTCAAGGTGGTGCACATTCGGGATAATTTTGGCAAAGATTGGGCAGCGAAGGGATATCCTGTCAGCAGGGGCGAATAG
- the trxA gene encoding thioredoxin — protein MGNIQHVDNEQWKALEKDPKPTFVDFWATWCAPCRAMESAFEKLAENYSGQFNFAKVNVDEVPELAAKFGIRSVPTLILVKDGKVAEQLTGARPYGELAKVLDAHSTVVAK, from the coding sequence ATGGGAAACATTCAGCATGTGGATAACGAGCAATGGAAAGCACTTGAGAAAGACCCTAAGCCGACGTTCGTGGATTTCTGGGCCACCTGGTGCGCGCCTTGCCGTGCAATGGAGTCCGCCTTTGAAAAGTTGGCGGAGAACTATTCCGGCCAGTTCAACTTTGCCAAGGTGAACGTAGACGAGGTTCCTGAGCTCGCTGCTAAGTTTGGGATCCGTTCCGTTCCCACGCTCATCCTCGTGAAGGATGGAAAGGTTGCGGAACAGTTGACCGGCGCCCGGCCCTATGGCGAATTGGCCAAGGTCCTTGATGCCCACTCAACAGTTGTCGCCAAATAG